The Larimichthys crocea isolate SSNF chromosome XI, L_crocea_2.0, whole genome shotgun sequence genome has a segment encoding these proteins:
- the LOC104939047 gene encoding LOW QUALITY PROTEIN: gap junction Cx32.2 protein (The sequence of the model RefSeq protein was modified relative to this genomic sequence to represent the inferred CDS: inserted 3 bases in 2 codons; deleted 3 bases in 2 codons; substituted 2 bases at 2 genomic stop codons), which produces MGDWSYLSSLLDKVQSHSTVVGKIWMSVLFLFRIFVLGAAADKVWGDELSEFYCDTHEPGCNTARXNAKFPISYIHFWVLQITFVSTPTLIYLGHAVHIIHKEKRMMEKXNTLGTVLKKPKYTEXGKVKIKGXLFCTYMTQLIFKIFLEVGFCVGQFFIFDTISTEHVMSCYERPCAHITGVQCYISRPTEKAIFIIFMLVFSFISVLLNIVEIIYLLCNRRKEIRKRNLAQQHVLSSQQYSSNPAWRGMSQYGGFPLSPLPAQGLTDKPIDCVIKEKDT; this is translated from the exons ATGGGTGACTGGTCTTACTTGTCCTCACTACTAGACAAGGTCCAGTCTCACTCCACTGTGGTGGGCAAGATTTGGATGAGTGTCCTTTTCCTGTTCAGGATCTTTGTCCTGGGTGCTGCTGCAGATAAAGTCTGGGGAGACGAGTTGTCTGAGTTCTACTGCGACACC CATGAACCAGGATGCAACACAGCTCGCTAAAACGCAAAGTTTCCAATTTCATACATTCATTTCTGGGTCCTGCAGATCACCTTTGTGTCCACACCCACTCTGATCTACCTGGGCCATGCTGTCCACATCATTCACAAAGagaagaggatgatggagaA CAATACTTTGGGAACTGTACTGAAGAAGCCCAAGTATACTGAATGAGGGAAGGTGAAGATAAAGG TCCTATTTTGCACTTACATGACTCAGTTGATCTTCAAGATCTTCCTGGAGGTGGGCTTCTGTGTCGGCCAgttcttcatctttgacactATATCCACAGAACACGTGATGAGCTGTTATGAGCGTCCTTGTGCCCATATCACCGGTGTCCAGTGTTACATATCCCGTCCCACAGAGAAGGcaatcttcatcatcttcatgcttgtattttca ttcatttcagtgcttCTCAACATCGTGGAAATAATTTACCTGCTCTGTAACAGGAGGAAAGAGATCAGGAAACGGAATCTAGCTCAGCAGCATGTGCTCAGTTCACAACAGTACTCATCTAACCCAGCCTGGAGGGGAATGAGCCAGTATGGAGGCTTCCCACTGTCACCTCTGCCTGCTCAGGGTCTGACAGACAAACCCATTGACTGTGTCATTAAAGAGAAGGACACTTGA